The sequence cttttttatagatatactaCTCTGCAGTGActattttgttctaaaaaattGACGAAATTTCGATagagttttcaaaatgtttttgactaagaaactagaaaaaaaacttcttttttatagatatacaactgtacagtaaccattttgttctacTAGCTTGAAAATATTTCGAAAGAGTTAttagaatgtataaaactatgaaactagaaaaatagtttttttttatagatatacaactgtacagtgaccattttgttctgaaaaattgaaaatattccgATAGAGtattcagaatgtataaaactatgaaattaggaaaatagcttcttttttatagatataacACTGTACAGGGAcaattttgttatcaaaatttgaaaacatttcgatagagttatcTGAATGTATAACTacgaaactaggaaaatagcttctttttgtagacatacaactgtacagtaaccattttgttctaaaaatttgagaacaatTCGATAGAGTTAGCGGAAAGTATAAAAccatgaaactagaaaaatagcttcttttttatagatatgcaTCTCttcagtgaccattttgttctcaaaatttgtaaacatttcgatagagttattagaatgtataaaactatgaaactagaaaaatagcttctttctTATAGATCTACAACattacagtgaccattttgctatcaaaatttgaaaatatttcgatagagttatcgtaatgtataaaactatgaaactagaaaaatagcttttttttagatttacaacggtacagtgaccatttttttctgtaaatttgaaaacattacGATATCAGAATGtagttatcagaatgtataaaaatatgaaactaggaaaatagcctgTTTTGTAGAtctacaactgtacagtgatcattttgttcaaaatttgagaaaataccGATAGAGTTATTACAAtctataaaactatgaaaataggaaaatagcttcttttttatagatatacaactgtgcATTGGTCATTTTGATCtcaaatttgagaacattcctaTAAAGTTATTGGAATGaataaaagtataaaacttggcaaatagcttcttttttatagatatacaattgcacagtggtcattttgttctcaaaattttagaacattTCAATAGAGTTAATGAGATGTATATAGCTATGAAACTAGGacaatagcttcttttttatacatatacaactgtacagtggtcatttttttctcaaaatttgataacACTCCAATAGAGTTATCGGAacgtataaaactatgaaactaggaaaatagcttcttttttgtagatatacaactgtacagtgatcATAGCgttctaaaaatttgatagTATTTCGATAGGGttttcagaatgtataaaactaggaaacaaaaaaaaatttcaaagaaatatttttttctattttttaggaaacaaaaaaaatcttcttttttatagaaatatagTGACCATAGTACTCTACAAACTTGAAAATAGAGTTAtcgtaatttttctattttcatagttttatacattctcataactctatcggaatattctcaaattttgagtaTAAAATGAccacttttcatttttaattaagttttaattaacCCCACACCGTCAGTTATGATTTACAAATGATTTGGCCTTAGCTTTCTAAGTAACTCAACTAATAGCTGTTCTCAAATTttcagaacaaaatggtcactttATAATTGtgtatctataaaaaagaagttattttcCTAGTTCGATAGTATTATACATTCCAATAACTCTATCTGAATGTTCTTAAATTTGAATGTTCTTAAATTAAGGCACAGCTTTAGTGCCTTCACTAACAGCGTGAatcgaaacaaataaaatgcaGTTTGCTTCAGATTTGCGTCCACACCCCCTTGCAtctcaaaaatattatattaccatttttatcttttcaagtataatgctaaaataaagtagaatttatttttattagaatgcAAATTTGACATACAAGCCtcaaagtttcaatattttggGCCCTTTTAAATACAAGACTATAAGTAATAAAAGCCTTTGTTTCGAAAAAAATACATCCGAGTTTTTTGACTCATCTTTGGTTGAAAACTGTCGTGCTAAAGGGATTctgataaaaaaggggaaaaaagaaaagaaattcagaGATGCTTGGTTTTAAAAGCCTCCTTATCCTCCTCATATCCTCCCTCTACTAATAGAGATTTCAATACCAAAATCTAAAAGGCAGACATTCCTTACTTActtattcatataaatataatgaCTGTTAATgtgtcaaatactttttttacgATTAGGCTAATATATGATTTCTATTGTTTGATATTTATGAAACTCAAAAATATACTCCAGCAGGGGACCCTCCTCAGGTTACAAATAGTTTAGTTTTAAGTGGTATGTATATTGAACTTTTATATAGGCtgtgattaaaacaaataaaaacaattcattGCCACTCCCTCCCCTCCCTCGGCATCTCGAAACCTTACAACGTAATTCTTGTCTCTTTAAATTTTAGGTGTCGTTTCTTATTGCtttattttctgtgtttttagtTAGAGTCTCGGAATTTTGAGTGGTATGTTTATTGAACTTTTATATAGGCtgtgattaaaacaaataaaaacagttcatttccaccccccccccctccattgGTATCTCGAAACCTTACAACATAAttcttgtctttttaaatataatactagaataaaatgaaattcattttcattggaaTACGAGTTTGACACTTTCGGTCTCAAATTTAGGTGTCGTTTCTTATTGCTTTATCTTCTGTGTTTTTAGTTGGAGTCTCGGAATTAATTGCAGTGCGATTTTTCAAACACGCATGCATGTATGTAACATTGTCTGAAAGCACTTGTACTggatttcactaataaaaaataaaaagtggacATCGTGGATCTAAATTCCTagcaaaaaggtgttttttgACATTGAACACTAGTTTTGACGGATTTCCAATATACTTTGCCCCTTTGCCGGCCAATTACCATGGatgaagcaatgaaaaaaatgtctaactGTATAAAAATGACCTGTCTATCCTTTAGTTTAGGTTTCGTTCCTCGAAAGCTTACCTCCTAATTAAAAATTCGAATAAATCCTTTTTAAACAAACATAAGCAGGGCCGAAATTCCTTAGCTCGCACACACAGAGAAATGTTAACCCGGGTACGGCGCtttccaactttgaaaataaGCATATATTCAGTATTTAGTCGCACTAATGACAGAGAAAAGTAGAGAAGAGTTGAAAATGTCTGAAATTGAAGCTGAAGTGGCACCAGCATCTGTATAATTCCAGAGCATGGCTTCACCAgccaagaagaaaaagaaagcaaaggcTCCAAAACCAGCTAAGGCTGCTAAAcctaaaggaaataaaaaggaCAAGGCACCAGGAAACCACGCAAGATACACGGAAATGATCACCAAATCCATTGCTGACCCGAAAGAACGTGGGGGACCTAGCCGTCAGGCTGTTCTCAAATACATAAGGGCAATTTCCAGGTTGGCAATGATGCCAAAGTTGTGAATATGCATCTTAAGCAAGCTTTGAAGCGTTGCCTTGCAAATAGaattgttttaaatcccaaagGTACTGGCGTAACTGGTTCTTTCGAGCTTGCAAAGCCTGTAAAGGCCAAAAATTTCAAGGCTGTAAAGCCTGCCAAGCCCAGAGCTAAGAAAACCTTATTCAAGAAAACAGCTAAACCTACTGCAGTCAAAAAGTCACCTTCTGCCAAAAAGGCTACCAAGCCAATGGCTGGTAGCAAAAAACCTGTAAAGGTTTTCAAGAAACCCACTGTTGCCAAAAAAGCAGTAGCAGCAAAGAAATTGACACCCAAGAAGGGGCTGTCAGTCAAGAAAGCTTCCGCCAAGAAAGTGGCATCTA comes from Artemia franciscana unplaced genomic scaffold, ASM3288406v1 PGA_scaffold_330, whole genome shotgun sequence and encodes:
- the LOC136041718 gene encoding histone H1.11L-like, whose product is MHLKQALKRCLANRIVLNPKGTGVTGSFELAKPVKAKNFKAVKPAKPRAKKTLFKKTAKPTAVKKSPSAKKATKPMAGSKKPVKVFKKPTVAKKAVAAKKLTPKKGLSVKKASAKKVASKKSVAKKPAKK